The following coding sequences are from one Lathamus discolor isolate bLatDis1 chromosome 10, bLatDis1.hap1, whole genome shotgun sequence window:
- the SMIM3 gene encoding small integral membrane protein 3, with translation MDLPDPAGPAALPKHILDIWVIVLIILATILVMTALVLCPATAVIIYRVRTHPTRNGIV, from the coding sequence ATGGACCTCCCTGACcctgcaggtcctgctgcccTCCCCAAGCACATCCTGGACATCTGGGTCATCGTCCTGATCATCCTGGCTACCATCCTTGTCATGACAGCCCTGGTGCTCTGCCCGGCTACCGCCGTCATCATCTACCGGGTACGGACTCACCCCACGCGCAATGGCATCGTGTGA